Proteins encoded within one genomic window of Methanolacinia paynteri:
- a CDS encoding PFL family protein has protein sequence MINIFEVNETNKMIEQEKLDVRTITLGISLLDCVDSDLDALNRKIYDKITRIAKNLVPVGREIELEYGIPIVNKRISVTPIALVAGQACKSTEDFVSVAKTLDKAAADTGVNFLGGYSAIVSKGMTPTDEKLIRSIPAALSSTERVCSSVNIGSTKTGINMDAVKLMGEIVRETAEATKGDNSLGCAKLVVFCNAPDDNPFMAGAFHGVSEADAVINVGVSGPGVVKHALEGIRGENFEVLCETVKKTAFKVTRVGQLVAQEASARLGVPFGIVDLSLAPTPAVGDSVAEILEEMGLESVGAPGTTAALALLNDQVKKGGVMASSFVGGLSGAFIPISEDQGMIDAVNRGALTIEKLEAMTCVCSVGLDMIAIPGDTPATTISGIIADEAAIGMINQKTTAVRLVPVIGKDVGDTVEFGGLLGHAPVQKVNKFGCEDFINRGGRIPAPIHSFRN, from the coding sequence ATGATAAACATCTTCGAGGTAAACGAGACGAACAAGATGATCGAGCAGGAGAAGCTTGACGTCAGGACGATCACCCTCGGCATCAGCCTTCTCGACTGTGTCGATTCGGATCTTGATGCCCTGAACCGGAAGATATACGACAAGATCACCCGGATCGCAAAGAACCTCGTCCCCGTCGGAAGGGAGATCGAGCTCGAATACGGGATTCCGATCGTAAACAAGAGGATCTCCGTAACCCCCATCGCACTCGTCGCAGGGCAGGCATGCAAATCCACGGAGGATTTCGTATCTGTTGCAAAGACGCTCGACAAGGCAGCGGCGGATACCGGCGTCAACTTCCTCGGCGGATACTCCGCCATCGTCTCGAAGGGAATGACCCCCACCGACGAAAAACTCATCCGCTCCATTCCCGCCGCACTCTCCTCCACCGAAAGGGTATGCAGTTCGGTAAACATCGGTTCCACGAAGACCGGGATCAACATGGACGCCGTAAAACTCATGGGAGAGATCGTCAGGGAGACGGCCGAAGCGACGAAGGGCGACAACTCCCTCGGGTGTGCGAAACTCGTCGTCTTCTGCAACGCACCCGACGACAACCCGTTCATGGCCGGGGCCTTCCACGGGGTATCGGAGGCCGACGCGGTAATCAACGTCGGCGTAAGCGGTCCGGGCGTCGTCAAGCATGCACTCGAAGGAATCCGGGGAGAAAACTTCGAGGTCCTCTGCGAGACCGTCAAGAAGACCGCATTCAAGGTCACCCGCGTCGGCCAGCTCGTCGCACAGGAGGCGTCCGCCAGGCTCGGCGTTCCGTTCGGGATCGTCGACCTCTCCCTTGCACCCACCCCTGCGGTAGGAGACAGCGTCGCCGAGATTCTCGAAGAGATGGGCCTTGAGTCTGTCGGTGCACCGGGAACCACCGCCGCCCTTGCTCTCCTAAACGACCAGGTGAAGAAGGGCGGGGTTATGGCAAGTTCGTTCGTCGGAGGTCTTTCCGGTGCATTCATCCCCATAAGCGAGGATCAGGGGATGATCGATGCCGTAAACCGCGGTGCACTCACCATCGAAAAACTCGAAGCCATGACCTGCGTATGCTCCGTAGGTCTCGACATGATCGCAATACCGGGGGACACACCCGCCACGACTATATCCGGGATAATCGCAGACGAGGCAGCGATAGGAATGATCAACCAGAAGACGACCGCCGTCCGCCTCGTTCCTGTTATCGGAAAGGACGTCGGAGACACCGTGGAGTTCGGTGGGCTCCTCGGCCATGCCCCGGTCCAGAAAGTGAACAAGTTCGGCTGCGAAGATTTCATCAACCGCGGCGGACGCATCCCCGCACCCATCCACAGCTTCAGGAATTAA
- a CDS encoding ACT domain-containing protein: MKKTIITVVGKDTVGIIAKVCTYLAENNVNVEDISQTIVQGYFNMMMIVDTGGSSKPYQEMVAELENLGDEIGVKIRCQHEDIFTKMHRI, translated from the coding sequence ATGAAGAAGACAATCATAACCGTCGTCGGGAAGGACACGGTCGGAATAATCGCGAAAGTCTGCACCTACCTCGCCGAAAACAACGTAAATGTCGAGGACATATCCCAGACTATAGTGCAGGGCTACTTCAATATGATGATGATCGTCGACACCGGCGGGTCGTCGAAACCGTACCAGGAGATGGTCGCCGAACTCGAAAATCTCGGCGACGAGATCGGCGTCAAAATCCGCTGCCAGCACGAGGATATCTTTACGAAGATGCACCGCATCTGA
- a CDS encoding alpha/beta fold hydrolase, producing MADFVFVHGGNMDTATWNGLTVGEEVFTEDGKMGGQIWDGTVSFLRDLGHRAFAPTLAGEYSCNLSGHIQEICVLIAENNLHDVILVGHSYGGMVITGVAARIPEKIGRLVYVDAALPGPGQSLYDLIESAGIDTGSFTGLEPAPPYVEKLFFDPSKIRAIPKTYILCTKSDFVSVTGVARKKIEADPEGWEYYELPASHVPMADLPGKFYGLIADLI from the coding sequence ATGGCTGACTTCGTTTTTGTGCACGGCGGGAACATGGATACGGCGACGTGGAACGGGTTGACAGTAGGAGAAGAGGTCTTCACGGAGGACGGGAAGATGGGCGGACAGATCTGGGACGGGACTGTTTCATTTCTCCGGGACCTGGGCCACCGGGCCTTTGCCCCTACTCTCGCCGGGGAATATTCCTGTAATCTTTCGGGTCATATCCAGGAGATCTGTGTGTTGATCGCAGAAAACAACCTTCATGATGTTATTCTCGTCGGCCACTCCTACGGCGGGATGGTAATTACGGGAGTGGCGGCACGGATACCGGAGAAGATCGGGCGGCTGGTATATGTCGATGCGGCTCTTCCCGGTCCGGGCCAGTCGTTATATGATCTGATCGAATCGGCGGGGATCGATACGGGGTCGTTCACGGGTCTCGAACCCGCTCCTCCTTACGTTGAAAAATTGTTCTTCGATCCGTCTAAGATCCGGGCGATCCCGAAGACGTACATCCTCTGCACGAAGAGCGATTTTGTCTCGGTTACAGGTGTCGCCCGGAAAAAGATCGAGGCGGACCCGGAGGGGTGGGAATATTATGAGCTCCCTGCTTCCCACGTTCCTATGGCAGATTTGCCGGGGAAGTTTTACGGGCTGATCGCGGATCTTATTTAG
- a CDS encoding LolA family protein — MKNILFILTIAVLFISFSSASGCTDTPAENLTASELGSRFLEKADNIRDYTSKYSSDSDGQVIFDWKSPAEYRLEYLNKTYVAPGSFLCMNLTTAVSYDAGENVYIVQPEIRDLPQNDYQAMVREIVRDGDFSVTGTMKEDGRTLYGIEVITEPWSKKYTTYASSKIQAWIDPKSGLAWNITTFYPSDTVIHTIRYEHIETNTGIPESWFSFDPPPGSNPQCDSTGWNTLPEGIDLETVDPALMPGCRNCTEALMNSPVGGFNGRRFLVSTYSYEGADYKFVPDPAPSASVNYTFYSRNMSHGNVSYNIYRVAFLYDTKPLPMPENLSVTIEPREFTAEPGEEYTSVVTARLLPESEIPDNLWLYIHADVEGAPSAITDDWVRVAVNDGTPMSGAGLYHFYQSTGGYCERLLVVPRGGSGHAQFYIGTRELDTGIVTVNLTTMSCEMDHMPRGDDEWPPWPEGIRASVNPNRFLARGFANYYVDMSFSVDPSVEPGDYCFSAQLRTPMGGFDFAPFTLRVTK, encoded by the coding sequence ATGAAAAACATCCTGTTTATCCTGACCATTGCCGTTCTTTTTATTTCCTTTTCTTCCGCTTCAGGCTGCACCGACACTCCCGCGGAGAACCTTACAGCCTCGGAACTCGGATCAAGGTTCCTGGAAAAAGCGGACAACATCCGCGACTACACCTCAAAATATTCTTCGGACTCCGACGGGCAGGTCATCTTCGACTGGAAATCTCCCGCCGAATACCGCCTTGAATATCTAAACAAAACCTATGTCGCTCCCGGCTCCTTCCTCTGCATGAACCTGACAACCGCTGTAAGCTACGATGCAGGGGAAAATGTATACATAGTCCAGCCGGAGATCAGGGATCTCCCGCAAAACGATTATCAGGCGATGGTCCGGGAGATCGTCAGGGACGGCGATTTTTCCGTCACCGGAACAATGAAGGAAGACGGCCGGACGCTCTACGGGATCGAAGTAATAACCGAACCGTGGTCGAAAAAGTACACCACATACGCAAGTTCGAAGATACAGGCCTGGATCGATCCAAAATCCGGCCTTGCATGGAATATCACCACCTTCTACCCGTCGGATACCGTGATCCACACCATACGTTACGAACACATCGAAACAAACACCGGCATCCCGGAGAGCTGGTTCTCATTCGATCCCCCGCCCGGATCGAATCCGCAGTGCGACAGTACGGGCTGGAATACCCTGCCTGAGGGAATAGACCTTGAGACGGTCGACCCCGCCCTCATGCCCGGATGCAGGAACTGCACGGAGGCCCTGATGAACTCCCCGGTCGGCGGGTTCAACGGCAGGAGATTCCTGGTATCAACTTACAGTTATGAAGGTGCAGACTACAAATTCGTCCCCGATCCAGCCCCGTCTGCCTCGGTCAACTACACCTTCTACTCCCGGAATATGAGCCACGGAAACGTCAGTTACAATATATACCGCGTAGCCTTCCTCTACGATACAAAACCCCTTCCCATGCCGGAGAACTTATCCGTAACAATAGAGCCCCGTGAATTCACGGCCGAACCCGGGGAGGAATATACGTCCGTGGTAACCGCCCGCCTCCTCCCTGAATCGGAGATCCCTGACAACCTGTGGCTGTACATTCATGCCGATGTCGAAGGGGCCCCGAGTGCGATCACGGACGACTGGGTGAGAGTCGCGGTTAACGACGGAACGCCCATGAGTGGAGCGGGACTGTATCATTTCTACCAGAGCACCGGCGGTTACTGCGAGAGACTGCTTGTAGTCCCGCGGGGCGGATCGGGGCATGCACAATTCTATATAGGCACAAGGGAACTCGACACCGGAATTGTCACCGTGAACCTGACGACAATGTCATGTGAAATGGATCACATGCCACGCGGGGACGACGAATGGCCGCCGTGGCCGGAAGGAATCCGGGCATCCGTGAATCCCAACCGGTTCCTCGCGAGAGGTTTTGCGAATTATTATGTCGACATGTCGTTTTCGGTCGACCCTTCGGTCGAACCCGGTGATTACTGTTTCAGTGCACAACTGAGAACGCCGATGGGTGGATTCGATTTTGCCCCGTTCACTCTCCGGGTGACTAAATAA
- a CDS encoding GNAT family N-acetyltransferase codes for MQDISVIDLTPENIAEYGVCGYKDIKKHVELRRKIDWFTRYYPLGLRIKALVSEEGGYQGMLEYIPGRYAHRPVDADGYMFIHCIFVGFKKEFKGKGYASLLIDACIEEAKAAGMKGVAVVTRKGSFMAKKDIFVKKGFVPVDSAEPDFELLALKFDPDAADPRFRPEMEKNREKYPEGLVIFRSAQCPYSEKNVAAIMESAEKKYGLTPRLIEMESAESVQNSPCPFGTFCIMYNGEVISHHPISNGRFENIMDKMMK; via the coding sequence ATGCAAGACATCTCAGTCATCGATCTCACTCCCGAAAATATCGCAGAATACGGGGTGTGCGGTTACAAGGACATAAAAAAACACGTCGAACTGAGGAGAAAGATCGACTGGTTCACTAGGTATTACCCGCTCGGCCTGAGGATAAAGGCGCTCGTTTCGGAAGAAGGAGGATATCAGGGGATGCTCGAATACATCCCCGGCCGGTATGCCCACCGCCCCGTCGATGCGGACGGATACATGTTCATCCATTGCATCTTCGTCGGGTTCAAAAAGGAGTTCAAGGGAAAGGGATATGCCTCCCTACTCATCGACGCCTGTATCGAGGAGGCGAAAGCGGCCGGGATGAAAGGTGTTGCCGTCGTCACGAGGAAAGGTTCGTTCATGGCCAAAAAGGATATCTTCGTCAAAAAGGGTTTTGTCCCGGTGGATTCAGCCGAACCTGATTTCGAACTGCTCGCACTCAAATTCGACCCGGACGCTGCCGACCCTAGGTTCAGGCCGGAAATGGAGAAGAACCGTGAGAAGTATCCCGAAGGTCTAGTGATATTCCGCTCGGCACAATGCCCGTATTCAGAGAAGAACGTCGCAGCCATCATGGAGTCCGCCGAAAAAAAGTACGGCCTGACTCCCCGCCTGATCGAGATGGAGAGTGCGGAATCAGTTCAGAACTCACCGTGTCCCTTCGGGACATTCTGCATTATGTACAACGGGGAGGTAATCAGCCATCACCCGATCAGCAATGGCCGGTTTGAAAATATCATGGATAAGATGATGAAATGA
- a CDS encoding TIGR04076 family protein produces the protein MQQCRITVVKKMFNPDLAAEYCQDEVGPCPCFQEGDEFVCGLEKPPGFCDWAWRDIHPFVAVLFAGGNFSHGLFEGWMKDDRTIIACCSDGIRPVVFRIELFDE, from the coding sequence ATGCAGCAGTGCAGGATCACCGTAGTCAAAAAAATGTTCAACCCCGATCTGGCCGCCGAATATTGTCAGGACGAGGTCGGTCCCTGCCCATGTTTTCAGGAGGGGGATGAGTTCGTTTGCGGTCTTGAAAAACCTCCCGGATTCTGCGACTGGGCGTGGCGGGACATTCATCCGTTTGTCGCAGTCCTTTTTGCAGGAGGTAACTTTTCGCATGGATTATTCGAAGGCTGGATGAAAGACGACCGCACTATAATCGCCTGCTGCTCGGACGGTATCAGGCCCGTCGTTTTTCGGATCGAGCTGTTTGATGAATAA
- a CDS encoding class I SAM-dependent methyltransferase, giving the protein MEDHTKIEPTAALVMIWAREMYGTGSPGRFYSILDLSAGEKMKAECDVACPWYNQVTLNRKWMIHRLAGEFIRGADGPCQVILPAAGKSPLALELLDDHNDRIRSVIEIDISGMEEKKRLYEKASPEFAGKISCVTADLFDLPGVIEAVRETGMYDPALPTVIIPEGISYYIPPSLLSGVIGLFSSPDHRNTVIFDFMLPCRLVNEDRRKFPKGIWRVINHDCNPDGTVTYTPEEIEETLKDAGCTRIDLHSMHFIEKDRTGGNAFFLCVEDGWTVIVEGRLPLSNYHRECEI; this is encoded by the coding sequence ATGGAAGACCATACGAAGATCGAACCGACAGCGGCTCTCGTGATGATCTGGGCCCGCGAGATGTACGGCACGGGTAGTCCGGGCCGTTTCTACTCCATCCTCGATCTTTCTGCCGGGGAAAAGATGAAGGCGGAATGCGATGTGGCATGCCCGTGGTACAACCAGGTGACCCTGAACAGGAAATGGATGATCCACCGCCTCGCCGGGGAGTTTATCAGGGGTGCGGACGGTCCCTGCCAGGTGATCCTTCCTGCGGCAGGAAAGTCCCCGCTCGCCCTCGAACTCCTCGACGATCATAACGACAGGATCAGGTCGGTCATCGAGATCGATATTTCCGGGATGGAAGAGAAGAAGCGGCTGTATGAAAAAGCCTCACCGGAGTTCGCCGGAAAAATTAGCTGCGTCACCGCCGATCTGTTCGATCTTCCCGGAGTAATCGAAGCGGTAAGGGAAACGGGAATGTACGATCCTGCTCTCCCTACGGTGATAATCCCGGAAGGGATCTCGTATTATATTCCCCCGTCGCTCCTTTCGGGTGTCATCGGCCTCTTTTCCTCCCCTGATCACAGGAACACCGTGATCTTCGATTTCATGCTTCCCTGCCGTCTGGTGAACGAAGATCGCCGGAAGTTCCCGAAAGGGATCTGGCGTGTCATCAACCACGACTGCAACCCGGACGGGACGGTCACTTACACCCCCGAAGAGATCGAGGAGACGCTCAAAGATGCAGGGTGCACGAGGATCGATCTTCATTCCATGCACTTTATCGAAAAGGACAGGACGGGAGGAAATGCGTTTTTCTTGTGTGTCGAGGACGGGTGGACTGTTATTGTGGAAGGGCGGCTACCGTTATCCAACTATCATAGGGAATGTGAAATCTGA
- a CDS encoding GyrI-like domain-containing protein codes for MEEIGIVEVGPQLVAGIKKTGSYTLIPELLMKVYSYLDENGIVPVGMPAFICHETSPEAVMEANEKGTAFVEVVWPVSGEVKGNGEIEVYELPGGKMVKGVHRGPYELCESTYLKIFAWIAERNLRITGPIREIYPNDPRVVEPEDIITEILVPVD; via the coding sequence ATGGAAGAGATCGGCATTGTTGAAGTTGGGCCGCAGCTTGTTGCAGGAATAAAGAAGACCGGTTCATATACCCTGATTCCCGAACTCCTGATGAAAGTATACAGCTACCTGGACGAAAACGGGATTGTACCTGTCGGAATGCCGGCCTTCATCTGTCACGAGACTTCTCCCGAGGCTGTTATGGAGGCAAACGAGAAAGGGACGGCGTTTGTTGAGGTTGTATGGCCTGTATCAGGCGAAGTGAAGGGAAACGGAGAGATCGAGGTATATGAGCTTCCTGGCGGAAAGATGGTAAAGGGTGTCCACCGCGGGCCGTATGAGTTGTGCGAATCAACCTACCTGAAAATCTTTGCCTGGATTGCAGAGAGAAATCTCCGGATAACAGGGCCGATCCGTGAAATTTACCCGAACGACCCGCGTGTTGTCGAACCTGAAGATATCATTACCGAGATCCTGGTGCCGGTAGACTGA
- a CDS encoding radical SAM/SPASM domain-containing protein, producing the protein MPDDITLAITAVERWIGNPVSRAFLRFVVTDDKCGNRLSNAIDQYLGKEQKLCWKCRFAGSIVGYTLKKSSGLFDVNEDYIRKGLEEPIFKRGLMNVLNGIARYGISRPQITNAPFLVVWDFTHMCNLKCKHCYQDAQKALPDELDTDEAKKLIRDLAAAGVVVIAFSGGEPLMRKDFFDIASYAHEEGMYVALASNGTMITPEIAARLRESGVEYVEISIDGKDARHHDAVRGIDGAFDRSVAGIRSCVAEGIYTCIATTVTQDNYEQVPEIYRFAQDIGAMRMICFNFIPTGRGIEMAEKDIHPCVREDFLKRILAMNMPGVMPEVLSTAPQFARVAVEENEDSGIPVGHFHLGAGMKGKTRMLADFIGGCGAGRLYCSVEPQGDIQPCVFMPVTVGNIREQDFLTIWQNAEFLKTLRDRDLLTGNCGTCSSKYICGGCRARAWAYFHDVTKPDPGCIRNAALWDEIVAQKSSSAAEKEEVVPELLVVAGR; encoded by the coding sequence ATGCCTGATGACATTACTCTGGCCATAACGGCAGTCGAGCGATGGATTGGAAATCCGGTCTCGCGTGCCTTTCTCAGGTTTGTTGTAACCGACGACAAATGCGGAAACAGATTGTCGAATGCAATCGACCAGTATCTCGGAAAAGAGCAGAAACTCTGCTGGAAATGCAGGTTCGCCGGCAGTATAGTAGGCTATACGCTGAAAAAAAGCAGCGGCCTGTTCGATGTAAATGAAGATTATATCCGGAAGGGGCTGGAGGAGCCGATATTCAAACGCGGACTAATGAACGTCCTGAATGGTATTGCACGTTACGGGATTTCCAGGCCGCAGATAACCAACGCCCCTTTTCTCGTGGTCTGGGATTTCACTCACATGTGCAACCTGAAGTGCAAACACTGCTACCAGGATGCACAGAAGGCCCTGCCCGATGAACTGGATACGGATGAGGCAAAGAAGCTGATCCGCGATCTTGCCGCCGCCGGTGTCGTCGTTATCGCGTTCTCCGGCGGTGAACCGCTGATGAGGAAGGACTTCTTCGATATCGCCTCCTACGCCCACGAGGAAGGGATGTATGTCGCACTTGCCAGCAACGGGACGATGATCACGCCTGAAATTGCTGCCCGGCTCAGGGAGTCCGGGGTGGAATATGTCGAAATTTCGATAGACGGGAAGGATGCCAGGCATCATGATGCGGTGCGGGGAATCGATGGTGCCTTCGATCGAAGTGTTGCGGGCATCCGGAGCTGCGTCGCGGAAGGGATCTATACATGCATTGCGACTACCGTAACGCAGGACAACTACGAACAGGTTCCGGAGATCTACCGGTTTGCACAGGATATCGGTGCGATGCGGATGATCTGCTTCAATTTCATTCCGACCGGCCGGGGAATCGAAATGGCCGAGAAGGACATCCACCCCTGCGTGAGAGAGGATTTTCTCAAACGGATTCTTGCGATGAATATGCCGGGAGTGATGCCCGAGGTGCTCTCGACCGCCCCGCAGTTCGCCCGTGTCGCTGTCGAGGAGAATGAAGATTCGGGTATTCCCGTAGGACACTTCCATCTTGGCGCCGGGATGAAAGGAAAGACCCGGATGCTCGCCGATTTCATAGGCGGCTGCGGGGCCGGCCGGCTGTATTGCAGTGTCGAGCCGCAGGGTGATATCCAGCCCTGCGTATTCATGCCTGTCACTGTCGGGAACATCAGGGAGCAGGATTTCCTGACGATCTGGCAGAATGCGGAATTTCTTAAGACTTTGAGAGATCGCGATCTCCTGACCGGAAACTGCGGCACATGCTCAAGCAAATATATCTGCGGCGGGTGCAGGGCACGGGCATGGGCGTACTTCCACGACGTAACTAAACCGGACCCCGGCTGCATACGGAATGCCGCATTGTGGGATGAGATTGTGGCACAAAAATCCTCATCCGCTGCGGAAAAAGAGGAGGTCGTTCCCGAGCTGCTGGTTGTAGCCGGAAGGTAG
- a CDS encoding alpha/beta fold hydrolase, producing the protein MNNLKAYIILTALILCIFATAGCTADTGIPVTEDLNSSQQEYPAVSFNDTPVEYVQVDDVTLGYREFGSGDPLLMVQGFSRTINDWNETFIGILATEYHVYTYDHRGMGYSSEANTTTSIPMYADDAALFMQAVGYDSMNVYGLSMGSSISQQLTIDHPDSVRKVILDSNSYSLRIPGTQKLLGELEAAADDPTMPEGMRKEAEANLIWNGSWDGLSGIDKDVMLVVGTADDLTPDSISVQMAGQINGSWLVRFKDLPHAGSGYAPVQYGENALYFLDTDESPLST; encoded by the coding sequence ATGAACAATCTGAAAGCATATATCATTTTAACTGCCCTGATTCTCTGTATTTTCGCCACTGCGGGATGCACGGCTGATACGGGTATACCTGTTACTGAGGACCTGAATTCGTCACAACAGGAATATCCCGCAGTCTCGTTTAACGACACACCGGTCGAGTATGTGCAGGTCGACGATGTAACGCTTGGATACCGTGAATTCGGGTCCGGCGATCCGCTGCTTATGGTGCAGGGATTCTCGAGAACTATCAACGACTGGAACGAGACCTTCATCGGAATTCTTGCGACCGAATATCACGTCTACACCTACGACCACCGTGGAATGGGATACAGCAGTGAAGCTAATACTACGACTTCAATTCCGATGTACGCGGATGATGCCGCACTCTTTATGCAGGCGGTAGGCTATGACAGCATGAATGTATACGGACTCTCGATGGGATCTTCCATATCGCAGCAGCTGACAATCGATCACCCGGACTCGGTGAGAAAAGTGATCCTGGACTCCAACAGCTACAGTCTCAGAATTCCCGGGACCCAAAAACTGCTCGGCGAACTCGAAGCGGCTGCAGACGATCCTACAATGCCTGAAGGAATGCGAAAAGAGGCTGAGGCAAATCTTATCTGGAACGGATCATGGGACGGCCTTTCCGGTATAGATAAGGATGTCATGCTCGTAGTCGGAACGGCAGACGATCTTACGCCCGATTCGATCTCGGTGCAGATGGCAGGACAGATCAACGGCTCATGGCTCGTGCGTTTCAAAGATCTCCCGCACGCCGGTTCAGGTTACGCCCCCGTTCAGTACGGGGAGAATGCGTTGTATTTCCTTGATACCGATGAATCGCCTTTGAGCACCTGA
- a CDS encoding alpha/beta fold hydrolase: MNNLKTFIILTALIISVFITAGCTADTGIPITDDLNSSQQEYPAVSFNDTPVEYVQVDDVTLGYREFGSGEPLLLVQGFTGTINDWNETFIGILATEYHVYAYDHRGMGYSSEANTTTSIPMYADDAAQFMQAVGYDSMNVYGVSMGSVISQQLTIDHPDSVEKLILDSNTYSAKIPETQKLLGELEAAADDPSMSDGIRKEAEANLIWNGSWDGLSGIDKDVMLVVGTADDLTPDSISVHMAGQINGSWLVRFKDLPHAGSGYAPVQYGENALYFLDTDESPLNG; the protein is encoded by the coding sequence ATGAACAATCTGAAAACATTCATTATTCTAACAGCTTTGATTATCTCCGTTTTTATAACGGCTGGGTGTACGGCCGATACTGGCATACCTATTACCGACGACTTAAATTCGTCGCAACAGGAGTATCCTGCGGTTTCGTTTAACGACACACCTGTCGAATATGTGCAGGTCGACGATGTAACGCTTGGATACCGTGAATTCGGGTCCGGCGAACCGTTGCTCTTGGTTCAGGGATTCACCGGGACTATCAACGACTGGAACGAGACTTTCATCGGAATTCTTGCGACCGAATATCATGTTTACGCCTACGACCACCGTGGCATGGGATACAGCAGTGAAGCCAATACCACTACTTCCATTCCGATGTACGCGGACGATGCCGCACAATTTATGCAGGCGGTGGGCTACGACAGCATGAACGTATACGGGGTCTCGATGGGATCGGTGATCTCCCAGCAACTCACAATTGATCACCCGGATTCGGTGGAAAAGCTGATTCTCGACTCAAATACTTACAGCGCTAAAATCCCGGAAACCCAGAAACTGCTCGGGGAACTCGAAGCGGCGGCAGACGATCCTTCCATGTCCGATGGAATCCGTAAGGAAGCTGAGGCAAATCTTATCTGGAACGGATCATGGGACGGCCTTTCCGGTATAGATAAGGATGTCATGCTCGTAGTCGGAACGGCAGACGATCTTACGCCCGATTCGATCTCGGTGCATATGGCAGGACAGATCAACGGCTCGTGGCTCGTGCGTTTCAAAGATCTCCCGCACGCCGGTTCAGGTTACGCCCCCGTTCAGTACGGGGAGAATGCGTTGTATTTCCTCGACACCGACGAGTCCCCGCTGAACGGCTGA
- a CDS encoding DUF2115 domain-containing protein has product MNGQKIIDQYLRLESQNTRGDLGKAIAEAVSNYSPADLKKMQWNFSGKVRNINPIYRRMLEKSVNSHLSETREKIRLMKQQGSFSFMKEPLPEDAKQFWRMAAADCSSGDPEKDRIRFLKYLLAGFCIFVMNIPPHPVGMPFPGGDKVQLIDEIYYCPVRTKAGDVDSALCPFCPARQTPEIGYLKPPRDGNTRRKQEFIKDTYEHHHFNG; this is encoded by the coding sequence ATGAACGGACAGAAAATAATTGACCAGTATCTCAGGCTTGAGTCGCAGAATACCCGTGGAGATCTCGGAAAAGCGATAGCCGAAGCAGTATCCAACTACTCTCCCGCTGATCTAAAAAAGATGCAATGGAATTTTTCAGGTAAAGTCCGGAATATAAATCCCATCTATCGCAGAATGCTTGAAAAATCTGTCAACAGTCATCTCAGCGAAACCCGGGAAAAGATCAGGCTCATGAAACAGCAGGGATCTTTTTCTTTTATGAAAGAGCCGCTGCCGGAAGATGCGAAACAGTTCTGGAGGATGGCAGCGGCAGACTGCTCTTCGGGAGATCCTGAAAAAGACAGGATCAGGTTTCTCAAGTATCTTCTTGCGGGTTTTTGTATTTTCGTCATGAATATCCCGCCTCATCCCGTCGGAATGCCCTTTCCCGGCGGCGACAAGGTCCAGTTGATCGATGAAATATATTACTGTCCGGTCAGGACGAAGGCGGGGGATGTAGATTCCGCTTTATGCCCTTTCTGCCCGGCCCGGCAGACACCGGAGATCGGTTACCTGAAACCTCCCCGGGACGGAAACACCCGCAGGAAGCAGGAGTTCATAAAAGATACATATGAGCATCATCACTTCAACGGATGA